A region of Thermodesulfobacteriota bacterium DNA encodes the following proteins:
- the nrfD gene encoding NrfD/PsrC family molybdoenzyme membrane anchor subunit, translating into MNVKSKINFCKDLAICALKGGPKYYAWLGFLGFFVMLWAYGWYHQATKGMIVTGLTDQVTWGIYLANFVFLVGVAAAAVTVVFPAYIYKHKQLKEIVVLGECLAIAAVVMCLLFVLAHMGRPDRAWHMIPSWAPIPYFHGIFNWPNSMLTWDVMVLNAYLVLNLICAFYYLYKKYAGREINKRFYMPFVYVTMVWALSIHTVTAFLINTMPARPMWFHSVMPIKFIITAFAAGPCLIIVAFLVIRKNTTLKIADEAINLLSQIITWCLGIALFLALSEIVTELYPSTEHSFSLKYLMFGMHGLTKLVPWFWVSLLSMITAFILFLIPSIRKNHNILPYICILAFAGIWIEKGMGLLLPGFIPSPIGEFTEYTPSWIEIFISLGSWAIGLGVFTILLKFSVGILTGEIRYNGDDGAGGPAAVPVVGNAAATAPKDAASTGPKPWDKGKWGGGGKKE; encoded by the coding sequence ATGAACGTAAAGTCGAAGATAAACTTCTGCAAGGACCTCGCCATCTGCGCGCTCAAGGGCGGGCCGAAGTACTACGCCTGGCTGGGCTTCCTCGGCTTCTTCGTCATGCTCTGGGCCTACGGGTGGTACCATCAGGCCACCAAGGGCATGATAGTGACGGGCCTGACCGACCAGGTCACCTGGGGCATATACCTCGCCAACTTCGTCTTCCTTGTCGGCGTGGCCGCGGCCGCTGTGACGGTCGTGTTCCCGGCCTATATCTACAAGCACAAGCAGCTTAAAGAGATAGTGGTCCTCGGCGAATGCCTTGCCATCGCCGCGGTGGTGATGTGCCTGCTCTTCGTGCTGGCGCACATGGGCAGACCCGACAGGGCGTGGCACATGATCCCGAGCTGGGCGCCGATACCGTACTTCCACGGCATATTCAACTGGCCCAACTCGATGCTCACATGGGACGTGATGGTCCTTAACGCCTACCTGGTCCTTAACCTCATATGCGCCTTCTACTACCTCTATAAGAAGTACGCGGGCAGGGAGATCAACAAGAGGTTCTACATGCCCTTTGTCTACGTGACCATGGTCTGGGCCCTGAGTATCCATACGGTCACGGCGTTCCTCATCAACACCATGCCCGCCCGGCCCATGTGGTTCCATTCGGTCATGCCGATAAAGTTTATAATCACGGCGTTCGCCGCCGGACCCTGCCTGATTATAGTGGCGTTCCTCGTAATAAGGAAGAACACCACCTTGAAGATAGCGGACGAGGCCATAAACCTCCTCTCGCAGATAATCACCTGGTGCCTGGGTATAGCGCTCTTCCTCGCGCTCTCCGAGATAGTGACCGAACTCTACCCGAGCACCGAGCATTCGTTCTCGCTCAAGTACCTGATGTTCGGGATGCACGGCTTGACGAAGCTCGTGCCCTGGTTCTGGGTCTCCCTGTTGTCGATGATAACGGCCTTCATACTGTTCCTGATACCCAGTATAAGGAAGAACCATAATATACTCCCGTACATATGCATACTGGCGTTCGCGGGCATATGGATCGAAAAGGGAATGGGGCTCCTCCTGCCCGGCTTCATACCGAGCCCCATAGGCGAGTTCACCGAGTACACGCCGTCGTGGATAGAGATATTCATCTCGCTCGGCAGCTGGGCCATAGGGCTTGGGGTCTTCACCATACTCCTTAAGTTCTCCGTCGGGATACTGACCGGCGAGATCAGGTACAACGGGGACGACGGAGCCGGCGGGCCCGCGGCAGTGCCCGTGGTGGGTAACGCGGCGGCCACGGCCCCGAAAGATGCAGCCTCCACCGGCCCCAAGCCCTGGGATAAGGGCAAATGGGGAGGGGGGGGGAAGAAAGAATAG